The following nucleotide sequence is from Zea mays cultivar B73 chromosome 1, Zm-B73-REFERENCE-NAM-5.0, whole genome shotgun sequence.
ccggaagacgacgaaactccgcttcgcccgaccccagggctcggactccgccccggcctcggccgaacgacttccgccttgcccgaccccttggctcgggctcggccacggcaacggaaggcagactcgacctcggcttcggaggaacccccacgtcgccctacctagggcacagaccgccacgtcaacgggaagcgccatcatcatcctaccccgaatcgactcgggtcacggaggacaagaccggcgtcccgtccggccagctccgccggaggggcaatgatggcgctccacaagctctatgacgacggcggcccccagctctcttacggaagcaggacgacgtcagcagggactcgaccgctccaacagttgtccctccgccaggctccgccgcacctccgacagccacgacatcacgccagtagggtgcccagatctttccggctgccacattggcatgtacctagggcgctagctctccctccgctagacacgtagcactctgctacaccccccattgtacacctagatcctctccttacgactataaaagggaggaccagggccttctcaaaaaaggttggccacgcgggaccgaggacgggacaggcgctctcttggggccgctcgcttccctcacccgcgtggacgcttgtaacccccctactgcaagcgcacccgacctgggcgcgggacgaacacgaaggccgcgggacttccacctctctcacactcgactccggccacctcgcctctccccccttcgcgctcgcccacgcgctcgacccatctgggctggggcacgcagcacactcactcgtcggcttagggacccccctgtctcgaaacgccgacacctttGGACCAAACAGCAATATGTAGTTGCAACTTATTTAATAGAATTGGTATAATATGTGCTCATGCTTTGAAAGTTCTTGATTTAATGAATATCAAGTCATTGCCTACACAATATTATATATTGAAACGGTGGACACGACAAGCACGAAGTGGCACTGTACAGGACAAGAATGGTAGAATTGTAATTGAGAATCCAAAGTTTGATGCAATGCGCCGTTACAGATATTTTTCTCAAAAACTTCTCAATTTGGCACAACGAGCAGCCTACTATCCAGAGTGCACCTCACTGATGGACAACACAATTGATCTTCTTGGTCAACAGATTGAAGACAAAATTAATATATGCATTGGTCCTTCTAATGCTGAAAAGAATGCAACTCAGGTTGATATTGTTGTACCAAATGATACATTGAGTAATGCACAATTAAAGAAAAAAGAGGTCCGCATAAGAAGTTCAAAGAGACAAAAATTTGGGTGGGAAGGAAAGCACAAGGGGAGGAAAAAAGGACAAAGCAAAAATATATTGCATGTACAAGCACCGAAGGTATATCAAAATTCTGAACAAGTGAGTTCCATGTATATCTGATTTTTTAGCATGTCATTCAGTATTTTAGTTCCATGTATATCTGATTTTTTTTATTATTTGTTTCTTGCAAGGCACAAGAGGTAAAGGAAACAAGCAATCCAGCAAGTATTGACATTCAGTTCCATAAAGAATATAACACCATCAATTCTTTCACTCAACTGTTGACTGGAGCAAGCAGTGATGATCTAAAAACTGAAAATTTCTTTGAGCTGTGAAGCAAGTCAATGCTATTTTGTAGTTTATTGTTGTATCTTGTTATTGCTAACTGCAAGGTAGATGGAGTGTTCAGTGAAAACAATATCAAGTGGATCAATACTTGTATTCACTTTCTTTCATATCCAGTTTAAACAATCTTAATCGCTATGAATTTTTGCTCTCTGCACTCTGTTTTATTGGTGCTGTGCTGATGGTGGTGTAGCCTACGGGAGCCACAGGACTGgagaaagaaataaggaaaaaagtGGGCCGAATTGGTTCTGTTGGGCTGCTCCATACGGTAAAGGAGAGGGCAGCAGATCACCGTTGGTTTGAAGATCGACGAGCGCACGGCAGGCTGCCGTAAGGCAGCGGATCTGGTTCCATACACTATACTATAGTGACCGCGTCCCAGGCAGCCTGCAGTGCAGGCTCTCTCAGTCAGATCAGTGCCTGCAAAGTCCCGAGCAGGCTTTCAGTTTGTCCAAAGTCCTGTTACTGTTACTGCCACTTCTTTGTAGGTGAAGAGCATCTGATACTGCTGGTAGAGGTTTGTTAGGCCGGAAGAAGAACCAACACAACAGCAAGCTCAAAGCAGTGTTGTGTGTGGGTGTGTATGTATATAATTATTAGGGTATTAAAGcctatacacacacacacaccatgATTAGGGCATTAAAGCCAGAAAGGGTCCCGGACGAAGGCTTGTACAGGGGGACAGTACCGGTCATGTTTTGCTGTACAGCAGCAACCGACGGATTCCTATGATCCGGAAGGCCACTACACAACACTGCATTATATTCCTTGTCTGTCTCCTCACCTACCCTTCTGAAATCTGAACCACTACTACACACAGCTACCTCTCAAGTCGCTACGCCTGCCGACACAACAGAACAGAGAGCCGAGCTTCTTCCATACTGGTACAGTGGTACTATACACTACCTATGGCTCCATATCCATCATCTTTGTCGTAGAAGGCATCGCTCGGCAGCAAAGACGGGTCAAACAGAAAAACGATACTATTATTGAAAGAAGGGGAAAAAAGGGGTTAAAGACGTGttgtacaccaaaatgagcggacggtccggcccatgggcccggacggtccgcgtgtcccgagattagattaactcgaatgtttatccttatctcgtgcgtggttatccatctaatcacgtgagagtttgttggctatctcttaggaaaaggtccagacctcctcccctataaatataaaggggtacggccgattgagaacccccgaacacattccaatcgaaccaattaccttacttacttttcctgccctaggagtagatgtagcatagttctagttgtagccttccgtatatccacctccacccctagtcgactctacgtcgtctagatccgtcttgggtggcctgtcgatcccaagacgaccctaggatctcacccctcccggtgggcaagatctagttgtccatccaagacctcttcctcgatttgatctcttaattcctaggtgaCTCGACGTtgtctggggacgccccgggtgacctgtcgacccggagcaccttaagatctttccccccaggggacgagatctagattccagcaaggaggagaaagacgaccctgtcgccaggtcgtggaccgtccggcccagagctgcggaccgtccggtgtgacgcagggaagacaccgctcctgcgcccaggtcgcggaccgtccggcccaaggccgcggaccgtccgcgcctgaccagagggcaccgccacggttcttgttgagtgtttggcgctccaaaaaggcggcaacatactttttggcgactccgctggggacgaggttgaagatctacaaaatcaggcttatatggccgattctaaagatctcaacagggcttctccaaacagcaacacaaggctgactaatttatcggtcgctgagcataaaagattaaaagataacatgaagaaAATAGACGAAGAGGTCCAACGACAAAAAGATCAGGTGCTCAAGGTGGCGGATAAATGGTTCCTCTCGCACTTCAGGGTGGATTGCCACCAGAAGACCGTCCAAGAAAGGGAAATAGACGCCAATTACATGTCATCTGTGCTGCAACAGCTCCCCACAATAGGTGATGCCAGGTCAGTCGATGATATTccatctattaaaatttcttttgataatcggattaaaagtatcacagaggatatagaaaggatggcgcatgcattaggaaaaactcacatgcctagttttttatcacataaattaggcgccaaaacaattgcgccaaacacatcggcaacaaatgggtttccccagccatactctggtatgccgatggactcatatccaggacgaccgtcaccaccatctttgctaaatggtgagtcaactctgagcgcggccggaccgtccgcacacaatagcggaccgtccggccctccgtcggaccgtccggcaccctacgccggacagtccggagttacacagagcccaccacaagggtcacaggtgttgcctgacgtgaccggacagtccgaggatagtaccggaccgtccgatccacccgcagaccgtccgactgtgcaggtcggaccgtccggagcaccagaagtcacctgtgatccgcctagtgcagaaggccgacataaatataatcggccacccaagccccaagaactaaaaaagtcacatgtccctgagcttgtttggcccactaaggcaaaaccttctgttcgctctcacccgcactcgacacaaaaggaaaaaagttaagttcacatttaatattactaaatgtgataaaatatttgatgagttgcttaaacatggtaatattaaattgtcacatataattcctccggttgaacaattaaaagggagtgtttattgcaaatggcatggcttctttcttcataacaccaatgattgtgccgtcttccgtcggcaaatacaatcggctataaacgaaggccgGTTGAGGTTTCAAAAAGAGGTGAAAATTGACAGGCCACCTGTTCCTGTCACCACATTAGAGCCAACGAGCAAAAAGGTCATAATTTGGCCTTGTGCGGCCGATaaagtaaaaataaaaatatcgccattggtgatcctcgcacaccaaaatatgtcacgcagaatggttactctgaaggctccggacaaaagaaagaccAGAGGCACCGGGGCgcaagcacgatcggacacccgatcacggtcacctgtcctgcgtacgccggacgatccgggtactaaggccgaacagtccgagacaggcgcggacagtccggctatgatggccggacggtccgcagatggtcagaagcagcaacctcagaccatcggaccacaacgttccaacacaagtgttaggaaacaaaacactactaagacgtctggacgactcagtagagtcggccctacttttggtcagttgcttgccaaatatatgaagaaggccgttccacacaaccggccaataaaacaaacgaagtcaaaagggcgacctgtgcgaaagcaaaagccgactaaacggacccaaagggtagcacaaccaagatcgccttgtcatcctcctccagggatagcatggtgcgtcccgttctacccatcgccgatgtgttgtcctgctcatgtgtggggtggtacgacgatgaattcgtattactggcccaattcgtttgcttatttgggctgggggcaccacaagtttttgcctattgacaggttgatcaggtagacatggccgaagaggatgcgatcCGAAACGGCCTCTATGCATTAAAGTCccatcaagtatttatattatctgatcgcaagacccgatgacttgcatcgagctgagtccttacttcgggaacaaaaCCTCATAAGGTCAATTGTTTCCGAAGTTTTCGctgatgcttttggttcgccaagctccaccaaaaggcagggggcatatgttggacaccaaaatgagcggacggtccggcccatgggcccggacggtccgcgtgtcccgagattagatcgaatgtttatccttatctcgtgtgtggttatccatctaatcacgtgagagtttgttggctatctcttaggaaaaggtccagacctcctcccctataaatataaaggggtacgaccgattgagaacctgagagcacctagagggggggtgaataggtgatcctgtaaaaacttaagcttatagccacaaaaacttgttaagggttagcacaataattgccaagtggctaaagaggagatcttgcacaatacgacaatcacaaagaattcaacacagagaagacacggtgatttatcccgtggttcggccaagtacaaaacttgcctactccacgttgtggcgtcccaacggacgagggttgcaatcaacccctctcaagtggtccaaagacccacttgaataccactgtgttttgccttgcttatctttatcccactcgcgaggaatctccacaaattggagtctctcgcccttacacttaagattcacaaagaagcacggagcaagggagggaagcaacacacacaaatccacagcgaagtgcgcacacacacggccaagaatcgagctcaaagactatctcaaagttctcacaagaacggagctcgaatcacttagaatga
It contains:
- the LOC103645193 gene encoding uncharacterized protein is translated as MHARFACAQGLILRKKILDSIHHAHAPLLAVFSVLHTPSTHYTGTRSAALRQPAVRSSIFKPTRNGGKSSGKGCLFWRQIQRDSDKRNQRTGQKAPNTERQRRRKPTNRQGKKLRSKDGGRCDQRIKHIEDKINICIGPSNAEKNATQVDIVVPNDTLSNAQLKKKEVRIRSSKRQKFGWEGKHKGRKKGQSKNILHVQAPKVYQNSEQAQEVKETSNPASIDIQFHKEYNTINSFTQLLTGASSDDLKTENFFEL